One segment of Cetobacterium sp. NK01 DNA contains the following:
- a CDS encoding recombinase family protein translates to MVYGYCRVSTKNQSLKRQVDALITYGIKEENIYVDEISGVVLKRRGLESLKNVLNAGDTLVVKEIDRLGRNRKQTTELIKEFIEKDIEIVALDIPYLKEFILKEIKREKGFMEITATTMLSLLLEVAEQERNKILERTKEGKEKALEAGVKFGRKQKLTRQKFVRTYNEMLKDERTPREIQEKLGICKQTYYNYKKRYIK, encoded by the coding sequence ATGGTATACGGATATTGCAGAGTTAGCACGAAAAATCAAAGTTTAAAGAGACAGGTAGACGCTTTAATAACCTATGGTATTAAAGAGGAAAATATCTATGTTGATGAGATAAGTGGAGTTGTTTTAAAAAGGCGAGGTTTAGAGAGTCTAAAAAACGTTCTTAATGCAGGGGATACCCTAGTAGTGAAGGAGATTGATAGACTTGGAAGAAATCGAAAGCAAACAACAGAGCTTATAAAGGAGTTTATTGAAAAAGACATAGAGATAGTCGCTTTAGATATTCCGTATCTAAAAGAGTTTATACTAAAAGAGATTAAAAGAGAAAAAGGTTTTATGGAGATTACGGCAACAACTATGCTTTCTTTACTTCTTGAGGTAGCAGAGCAAGAGAGAAATAAGATTTTAGAGCGAACTAAAGAGGGAAAAGAAAAAGCTTTAGAAGCTGGAGTAAAATTTGGAAGAAAACAAAAATTAACTAGACAAAAGTTTGTGAGAACGTATAATGAAATGTTAAAAGATGAAAGAACACCAAGGGAGATACAGGAAAAACTAGGAATTTGTAAACAGACATACTATAACTATAAAAAAAGATATATAAAATAA
- a CDS encoding transposase → MGRVNNKYPSELKIKVVKKYLEGGVSTQDLAEEFGVPSKTQIHNWVKKYEELGEEAFKFETRGNPKDKRSSGNDFLFNNLEDELRFLRMENEYLKRFCDMLKKNLKGKSEN, encoded by the coding sequence ATGGGAAGAGTAAACAATAAATACCCAAGTGAATTAAAAATAAAAGTAGTAAAAAAATATTTAGAAGGTGGAGTGAGTACTCAAGATTTAGCAGAGGAGTTTGGAGTTCCATCGAAGACACAGATACATAACTGGGTAAAAAAATATGAGGAACTTGGAGAGGAAGCTTTTAAGTTTGAGACGAGGGGAAATCCTAAGGACAAAAGGTCGTCAGGAAATGATTTTCTCTTTAATAATTTAGAGGATGAACTAAGATTTTTACGTATGGAAAACGAGTATTTGAAGAGGTTTTGTGATATGTTAAAGAAAAACTTAAAAGGTAAATCTGAAAATTAA
- a CDS encoding HTH domain-containing protein encodes MSITSQHFKMLSCLVVNNYSINELSEILNISIFKVRRYISDLEYILKDEGILLIHEKLKETPNILGEIKNIQRFTPKERESYLILQFLKSNTINLTSISEEISVTRRTLANDIKHLKKELEFFHLKIVSYNSYGISLEGLEKNKRKFFELHFIKMLIEEKYLPIAFQEFFIELKKLKKEYKLSDKIDKIYEIYEGWGISRHTYVNLHIEVLMYLAIIRKEFEDESLEKHMEINEEYEVRDIKKLNLVLEEIKFFSNYERFYIREFYLKRNRDKFFEANRDEVLELRNLLNYLGKKLKIEIILSEDILIRLTAVIAVMKFKELFEIVEIYLFNNKVAEDYFNKFKLISNLVKKYYKNIDSFDRTILSMTILNGINQEIERKIEKLKDIVIVYNFLGIEFIKDIFKELELKGLMDSIKLISYRDIDDYLEDNGIKGIILFEDIKLDEKYDNIKKVRFNLPITKLDKFRLSVFI; translated from the coding sequence ATGAGTATAACATCACAGCATTTTAAAATGCTAAGCTGTCTAGTTGTAAATAATTACTCTATAAATGAACTTTCAGAGATACTAAATATTTCTATATTTAAAGTTAGAAGATATATAAGTGATTTAGAATACATCTTAAAAGATGAAGGCATTTTATTAATACACGAAAAATTAAAGGAAACCCCAAATATTTTAGGAGAGATAAAAAATATTCAAAGGTTTACCCCAAAAGAGAGAGAGAGTTATTTGATTTTACAGTTTTTAAAATCCAATACAATAAATCTCACATCAATTAGTGAAGAGATATCTGTAACAAGAAGAACTTTAGCTAATGATATAAAACATTTAAAAAAAGAGTTGGAGTTTTTTCATTTGAAAATTGTAAGCTATAACTCCTATGGAATATCCCTTGAGGGATTGGAAAAAAATAAGAGAAAGTTTTTTGAACTACACTTTATAAAAATGCTTATAGAGGAAAAGTATCTACCAATAGCTTTTCAAGAGTTTTTTATAGAACTTAAAAAATTAAAAAAGGAGTACAAACTCTCAGATAAAATAGATAAAATATATGAGATATATGAAGGGTGGGGGATTTCACGACATACTTATGTGAATCTTCATATAGAGGTTTTAATGTATTTAGCTATAATTAGAAAAGAGTTTGAAGATGAAAGCCTAGAAAAGCATATGGAGATTAACGAAGAGTATGAAGTTAGAGATATTAAAAAGTTAAATTTAGTTCTAGAGGAGATAAAGTTTTTTTCTAACTATGAAAGATTTTATATTAGGGAGTTTTATTTAAAAAGAAATAGAGATAAATTTTTTGAAGCTAACAGAGATGAGGTTTTAGAACTAAGAAATCTTTTAAACTATCTTGGTAAAAAGTTAAAAATAGAGATAATTTTAAGTGAGGATATTTTAATTAGATTAACTGCAGTAATAGCAGTTATGAAATTTAAAGAACTTTTTGAAATAGTAGAGATCTATCTTTTTAATAATAAAGTAGCTGAAGATTATTTTAATAAATTTAAATTGATCTCTAACCTGGTTAAAAAGTACTATAAAAATATAGATAGCTTTGATAGAACAATACTATCTATGACTATTTTAAACGGGATAAATCAAGAGATTGAAAGGAAAATAGAAAAGTTAAAAGATATAGTTATTGTTTATAATTTTTTAGGTATTGAGTTTATTAAAGATATTTTTAAAGAGTTAGAATTAAAGGGACTAATGGACAGTATTAAACTTATCTCCTATAGGGATATAGATGATTATTTAGAAGATAATGGGATAAAAGGGATAATACTCTTTGAAGATATTAAACTAGATGAAAAATATGACAATATAAAAAAAGTTAGATTTAATTTACCAATAACAAAGTTGGATAAATTCAGATTAAGTGTTTTTATTTGA